From a single Helicovermis profundi genomic region:
- a CDS encoding LysE/ArgO family amino acid transporter: MNVFFQGFMLGLAYVMPIGMQNLYVINTAISKSRLRAIEVALITIFFDIALALSCYFGIGILLEKIPVLKIITLGIGSIAVIFIGFMLFKSKHEKEDKLDLNKSLWQIVLTCFAVTWLNPQAIIDGTLLLSGFRAILSGQNVIYFIIGVSAASFTWFMSLSIFISKFKNSFSSNLINIINKVCGIILIGFGIKLALNFFA; this comes from the coding sequence ATGAATGTTTTTTTTCAAGGGTTTATGTTAGGTCTAGCATATGTAATGCCTATTGGTATGCAAAATTTGTACGTTATAAATACAGCGATTAGTAAATCAAGATTAAGAGCAATTGAAGTTGCTTTGATTACTATTTTTTTTGATATTGCCTTAGCTTTAAGTTGCTACTTTGGAATAGGAATACTACTAGAAAAAATTCCTGTTTTAAAAATTATAACACTCGGAATTGGAAGTATTGCAGTAATATTTATTGGATTTATGTTATTTAAAAGTAAACATGAAAAAGAAGATAAACTTGACTTAAACAAATCACTGTGGCAAATTGTATTAACATGCTTCGCTGTTACATGGCTAAACCCACAAGCTATTATTGATGGTACTCTTTTATTAAGCGGATTTAGAGCTATTTTGTCAGGTCAAAACGTTATTTATTTCATAATTGGTGTTTCTGCTGCATCATTTACATGGTTTATGAGTCTTTCTATTTTTATTTCAAAATTTAAAAATAGCTTTAGTTCAAATCTCATTAATATTATTAATAAAGTATGTGGAATAATTTTAATTGGTTTTGGTATTAAATTAGCTTTAAATTTCTTTGCTTAG
- a CDS encoding cation diffusion facilitator family transporter gives MKKLKSEEEHEVDKLNNHNSEDYKHDHDHSHDNTHVHDHNHGHSHDVSNLSGKKIFWVTVLNATITIAEIIGGILSGSLALLSDAVHNLSDTIAIALSYVANRISKRPNDEKKTYGYKRAEILAAFINSSVLFALSIILIFEAFNRWKNPETINGNLMIIVAFIGLVANFVSMYLLEKDSHGNLNIKSSYLHLLGDTISSVGVLGGGLLIKYFGIVFVDPLITILISLYILRETWHIIKKTIDILMQSSADLSYETIKIDIENIEKVKNLHHVHSWMSNEKTIHFEAHIDLEDMMLSEVELIYEKVNHILIDKYSVDHITIQAEVDKCKDKNLFKC, from the coding sequence ATGAAAAAATTAAAAAGTGAAGAGGAACATGAAGTGGATAAATTGAATAATCATAATAGTGAAGACTATAAACATGATCATGATCATTCTCATGACAATACTCACGTTCATGATCATAATCATGGACACAGTCATGATGTATCCAATTTGTCTGGGAAAAAAATATTTTGGGTTACAGTATTAAATGCTACAATAACGATTGCAGAGATTATTGGAGGTATACTTTCGGGTAGTCTTGCTCTTTTATCTGATGCAGTTCACAATTTAAGTGATACAATTGCAATTGCACTTTCTTATGTAGCAAATAGAATTTCTAAGAGGCCAAATGATGAAAAAAAAACGTATGGTTATAAGAGAGCAGAAATACTTGCAGCTTTTATTAATTCATCAGTTTTATTTGCTTTATCTATAATTTTAATATTTGAAGCATTTAATAGATGGAAAAATCCTGAGACAATCAATGGGAACCTAATGATAATAGTGGCGTTCATTGGTTTAGTAGCAAATTTTGTTTCAATGTATTTGCTTGAAAAGGATTCTCATGGAAATTTAAATATTAAATCAAGTTATCTTCATTTATTAGGTGATACTATTTCATCTGTTGGAGTATTAGGTGGGGGCTTACTTATTAAATATTTTGGAATTGTATTTGTAGATCCTCTAATTACTATTCTAATTTCTTTATATATACTAAGAGAGACATGGCATATAATTAAAAAAACAATAGATATTTTAATGCAGTCTTCAGCTGATCTTTCATATGAAACAATAAAAATTGACATTGAAAATATTGAGAAAGTTAAAAACTTGCACCATGTTCACTCGTGGATGTCTAATGAAAAAACAATACATTTTGAAGCACATATTGACTTAGAAGACATGATGCTTTCAGAAGTAGAATTAATTTATGAGAAAGTTAATCATATATTAATTGATAAATATAGTGTGGATCATATCACTATTCAAGCAGAAGTTGATAAATGTAAAGATAAAAATTTATTTAAATGTTGA
- a CDS encoding EamA family transporter: protein MYYISFIIVIISGAFYHITQKSISEGSNPFLSLFITYLVAITVSFFLYLTSKNTSFLLDVKAIKPASYFLGFVIVGLEMGFLIAYRSGWNIGKLSMINSITVALILIPVGIFMFGEHISTKSIVGIIISIIGLVIMRL from the coding sequence ATGTATTACATTTCGTTTATTATAGTGATAATTTCCGGTGCATTTTATCATATTACTCAAAAATCAATATCTGAGGGTTCTAATCCTTTTCTCTCACTCTTTATAACATATTTAGTTGCAATAACTGTTTCATTTTTTCTGTATTTAACATCCAAAAATACTAGTTTTCTTTTAGATGTTAAAGCTATAAAACCGGCTAGTTATTTTTTAGGGTTTGTAATCGTCGGTTTGGAAATGGGATTTTTAATAGCTTACAGAAGTGGATGGAATATTGGTAAACTGAGTATGATAAATAGTATTACAGTTGCACTAATTTTAATTCCAGTTGGAATTTTCATGTTTGGTGAACATATATCTACAAAAAGCATTGTGGGAATTATTATTTCTATAATTGGGCTTGTTATTATGAGATTGTAA
- a CDS encoding PfkB family carbohydrate kinase yields the protein MIFHLKRYMDIDVLGAIFVDTYIYDTSKGKEIIETIGGSGLTIALGLHLLGHNVNFFGNIGNDEKGKYILEELKTYDFDTKNISIINGYTGSFIAKNDKMFSVKRGVNDFSLKINSSNLRNESLVLTSEIHVESINTALNLNYKNIFFDVGPRAFLLKNINFPDNIIKIGNINEHTLTKCNIIKLGEKGAKWDDLFINGNTTKLNYTIGAGDLFDTILIDNYLNGVNKIESLRKATNYAEKSCSLKGGFKIINFI from the coding sequence ATGATTTTTCATCTAAAAAGATATATGGATATTGATGTTTTGGGAGCCATATTCGTAGATACTTATATCTATGATACAAGTAAAGGAAAAGAAATTATTGAAACAATAGGTGGATCGGGTCTTACTATTGCCCTCGGTTTACATCTATTAGGTCATAATGTTAATTTTTTTGGCAATATAGGTAATGACGAAAAAGGAAAATATATTTTAGAAGAATTAAAAACTTATGATTTTGATACTAAAAATATTTCAATTATTAATGGTTACACTGGATCTTTCATCGCTAAAAATGATAAAATGTTTTCTGTTAAGAGAGGTGTAAATGACTTTTCACTAAAAATTAATTCAAGTAATTTAAGAAACGAATCTTTAGTATTAACTAGCGAAATTCATGTTGAATCAATAAATACTGCACTAAATTTAAATTATAAAAATATTTTTTTTGATGTAGGACCTAGAGCCTTTCTTTTAAAAAATATAAATTTTCCTGATAATATAATTAAAATTGGAAATATCAATGAACATACATTAACTAAATGCAATATAATTAAATTAGGAGAAAAAGGTGCTAAATGGGATGATCTATTCATTAATGGAAATACAACTAAACTTAATTATACTATAGGTGCTGGCGACTTATTTGACACCATTTTAATTGACAACTATTTAAATGGGGTTAATAAAATCGAATCTTTAAGAAAGGCTACCAATTATGCTGAGAAAAGTTGTTCTTTAAAAGGCGGGTTTAAAATAATTAATTTTATTTAA
- a CDS encoding methyl-accepting chemotaxis protein: MKKISSKILFAVLLNGLIAVLLIGSISIYSMYNLNVNRINQDETLLRSNYDKMIKAQVEELVNSLDGVNEMYTNGKITIDQAKDISANVIRKATYGESGYFWTDTIEGKNVVFLGRKDVEGTNRIDLTDKKGNKIIKSFIEIVKKDGSGYYNYYFPKAGSDEPLPKRAYIMLYKPFNWMIGTGNYIDDIDKYIKEEKTLSLKEFYNKIMIMAGFTLIATIFAFLLSFKISRSIVKPLYRVIEMIKKTSELNIYDDPSYDDLLTFTGENGEIAQSLGRLRSVLRSIVVSLKNDSDTLNESALLLNDISKDGKESTSGVTMAIDEFAKGAQEQAEDAQIAASKMQDLSKQIEESVNNSNVINEISSEVDEKNSNGVKLVEDLAEKFEVTKESTEKLNTNVEVLGELSTKITDITNQIQSIAQQTNLLALNAAIEAARAGEAGKGFAVVAEEIRKLAEETTTSTVEIEGIIDSILSEIKETRENMDISKTAVNVSDKVMEEVKKAFDAIEIAMKKNFSELKILSTNIENVDSNKNVTIEAIEGISAITEENAASAEEISATMESQSELMNQIFENSEKTSIISSSLKSIIDKFNI; the protein is encoded by the coding sequence ATGAAAAAAATTAGCTCAAAAATTTTATTTGCAGTACTTTTAAATGGACTTATTGCTGTATTATTAATTGGTAGTATTAGTATTTATTCAATGTATAATTTAAATGTAAATAGAATAAATCAAGACGAAACGTTACTTAGAAGTAATTATGATAAGATGATAAAAGCTCAAGTTGAAGAGCTAGTTAATTCTTTAGATGGTGTTAATGAAATGTACACTAATGGAAAAATCACAATAGATCAAGCAAAAGATATCTCAGCTAATGTTATAAGAAAAGCAACATATGGTGAAAGTGGATATTTTTGGACAGATACAATTGAGGGAAAAAATGTAGTTTTTTTAGGTCGTAAAGATGTTGAGGGTACAAATAGAATTGATTTGACTGATAAAAAAGGAAACAAAATAATTAAAAGCTTTATTGAGATAGTAAAAAAAGATGGTAGTGGCTATTATAATTACTATTTTCCTAAAGCTGGTAGCGATGAGCCACTTCCTAAAAGAGCATATATTATGCTTTATAAACCTTTTAATTGGATGATTGGAACAGGTAATTATATAGATGATATAGATAAATATATAAAAGAAGAAAAAACATTATCACTTAAAGAATTTTATAATAAAATAATGATTATGGCTGGTTTCACATTAATTGCAACTATTTTTGCATTTCTATTATCGTTCAAAATAAGTAGATCAATTGTGAAACCACTTTATAGAGTTATTGAAATGATTAAAAAGACTTCTGAATTGAATATTTACGATGACCCTTCGTATGATGATTTATTAACTTTTACAGGTGAAAATGGAGAAATAGCACAATCGCTTGGAAGATTAAGATCAGTACTTAGAAGTATCGTTGTGTCACTTAAAAATGATTCAGATACGCTAAATGAATCTGCATTACTATTAAATGATATATCAAAAGATGGTAAAGAAAGCACTTCTGGCGTTACAATGGCAATTGATGAATTTGCAAAAGGAGCACAAGAACAAGCAGAGGATGCTCAAATTGCAGCTTCGAAAATGCAAGATTTATCCAAGCAGATTGAAGAATCAGTAAACAATTCAAACGTAATAAATGAAATTTCTTCAGAAGTTGATGAAAAGAATAGTAACGGAGTAAAATTAGTTGAAGATTTAGCTGAAAAATTTGAAGTTACTAAAGAATCAACGGAGAAATTAAATACTAATGTTGAAGTTTTGGGTGAGCTTTCTACTAAAATAACAGATATAACAAATCAAATTCAATCAATTGCTCAGCAAACAAATTTACTTGCACTTAATGCTGCAATTGAAGCTGCGAGGGCAGGAGAAGCAGGTAAAGGTTTTGCAGTTGTTGCTGAGGAAATAAGAAAACTTGCTGAAGAAACAACAACTTCAACAGTTGAAATTGAGGGTATTATTGATAGTATATTAAGTGAAATTAAAGAAACTAGAGAAAATATGGATATATCCAAAACTGCAGTTAATGTTTCAGATAAAGTAATGGAAGAGGTTAAAAAAGCTTTTGACGCAATTGAAATAGCAATGAAAAAGAATTTTTCAGAATTAAAAATTCTTTCTACAAATATTGAAAATGTTGATAGTAATAAAAATGTTACTATTGAAGCAATTGAAGGAATCTCAGCGATAACTGAAGAAAATGCAGCTTCGGCAGAAGAAATATCTGCTACAATGGAATCACAAAGTGAATTAATGAATCAAATATTTGAGAATTCAGAAAAAACTAGTATAATTTCTTCAAGTTTAAAATCAATTATTGATAAATTTAATATTTAA
- a CDS encoding molybdenum cofactor guanylyltransferase — MKIEATAVIMAGGKSLRMGFDKQEIKINEKNLVHIQADILGEIFNEVIIISNKPELYKNYHLNVYKDMIKDQGPLGGIHSALVNSSNYYNYFIACDMPNINTEYIKYIYEIIFEDKSKNGIVAKLNDWIEPFNSFYTKNLIESIEIHLKNGKRSVFSLLKKNKIIYLEEEAVREFSSDWSMFDNLNTHHELSEYYLKI, encoded by the coding sequence ATGAAAATAGAAGCAACTGCAGTAATTATGGCTGGAGGAAAGAGCCTCAGGATGGGTTTTGATAAACAAGAGATTAAGATTAATGAAAAGAATCTTGTTCATATTCAAGCCGATATATTAGGTGAGATTTTTAATGAGGTTATAATTATAAGCAATAAACCAGAGTTATATAAGAATTACCATTTAAACGTATATAAAGATATGATTAAAGATCAAGGACCATTAGGTGGTATTCATTCCGCACTAGTTAATTCATCGAATTATTATAATTATTTTATTGCATGTGATATGCCAAATATTAACACTGAGTACATTAAATACATCTATGAAATTATTTTTGAAGATAAGAGTAAAAATGGTATTGTTGCAAAGCTTAATGATTGGATCGAACCTTTTAATAGTTTTTATACAAAAAATTTAATTGAATCAATTGAAATTCATTTGAAAAACGGAAAGAGAAGTGTTTTTTCTTTGTTAAAAAAAAATAAAATCATATATCTTGAAGAAGAAGCTGTTAGAGAATTCAGTAGTGATTGGAGTATGTTTGACAATTTGAATACTCATCATGAATTAAGCGAATATTACTTAAAAATATAA
- a CDS encoding MarR family winged helix-turn-helix transcriptional regulator, whose product MNNSKEENDLLKLDKQLCFRLYSSSRKMTRLYKPLLKALNLTYPQYLVMLVLWDEETINFKLLGEKLELKTGTLTPLLDRLEKLGYLLKEKDKNDDRKTIVIITKNGKLLKNNAVTVPTTLGNQLKLTTEEYKKYIAILDEIAMKLEVAEKKYK is encoded by the coding sequence ATGAATAACTCAAAAGAAGAAAATGATTTATTAAAGTTAGATAAACAATTATGTTTTAGATTATATTCTTCATCAAGAAAAATGACTAGACTTTATAAACCACTATTAAAGGCATTGAATTTAACCTATCCTCAATATTTGGTTATGCTAGTTTTATGGGATGAAGAAACAATAAACTTTAAATTACTTGGAGAAAAACTGGAACTTAAAACAGGCACTCTAACTCCACTCTTAGATCGATTAGAAAAATTAGGTTATCTACTTAAGGAAAAAGATAAAAATGATGATAGAAAAACTATTGTAATAATAACCAAAAATGGCAAACTTTTGAAAAACAACGCTGTAACTGTTCCAACTACTTTAGGTAACCAGCTTAAATTAACAACTGAAGAATATAAAAAATATATAGCTATTTTAGATGAAATTGCAATGAAATTAGAAGTAGCAGAAAAAAAATACAAGTAA
- a CDS encoding DNA topoisomerase III, which yields MSKRLILAEKPSVGKEIARVLNCKNKKNGYFEGNDSIVTWAYGHLVTLGDPEVYDDKYKNWVLDDLPIIPEKLKTVIIGKTARQYKIVKDLMLRKDIGEIIIATDAGREGELVARWVIEKVRTKKPIKRLWISSVTDKAIRDGFNNLQPGKKYENLFKAATARAESDWIVGINGTRALTTKHNAQLSLGRVQTPTLALISQREDQIRKFTPKKYYGIKILVDKINENFIYKSDNQRIFDEKKIDDIINTIKYKDAKVTSIIKKDKKEYSNKLYDLTSLQRDAFNKYGYSPKMTLSLMQRLYEFHKILSYPRTDSNYLTDDMVATLKDRLKTIQINPYRKFAFNIMRGTIKKSKHFVDESKVSDHHAIIPTEESILISSLSFDERRIYELVVQRFLEVLMPPYEYEETVVTLSVEGYQFLASYNNIKRIGFKVIGQSGEKQEKSFHIVKNQSIRVMNVSKTIGETKPLPYFNEATLLGAMENPSKFIKEGETELKKILTETGGLGTVATRAEIIEKLFQVKYMEKKATSIRLTKKGKQILELVPKELKSPLLSAKWERNLKLIENGKLDKKEFIDDMKEYTFSVVNQIKSEKKIYKHDNLTGKKCPNCGKDMMMIDNKKGKMLVCVDRECGYRERISMLTNARCPNCHKKLSLRGEKGSQIFTCSCGYKESMTSFEKRKNERKKQGGKNDYANYVKKQKQIEAKEKLEDNPFAKALKGLKF from the coding sequence ATGAGTAAAAGACTAATATTAGCTGAAAAACCTTCAGTTGGAAAAGAAATAGCAAGGGTACTTAATTGTAAAAATAAAAAAAATGGATATTTTGAAGGAAATGATTCTATTGTAACTTGGGCATATGGTCACTTAGTTACTTTAGGGGACCCTGAAGTATATGATGATAAGTATAAAAACTGGGTGCTTGATGATTTGCCGATTATTCCCGAAAAATTAAAGACTGTAATAATAGGTAAAACAGCTAGACAATATAAAATAGTAAAAGATTTAATGTTAAGAAAAGATATAGGAGAAATTATTATTGCAACAGATGCAGGTAGAGAAGGAGAACTAGTTGCAAGGTGGGTTATTGAAAAAGTACGCACTAAAAAGCCTATAAAAAGACTTTGGATATCTTCAGTAACCGATAAAGCTATAAGAGATGGTTTTAATAACTTACAGCCAGGCAAAAAATATGAAAATTTATTTAAAGCTGCTACTGCAAGAGCTGAAAGTGACTGGATAGTAGGAATTAATGGAACACGTGCACTTACAACAAAACATAATGCCCAGCTTAGTCTTGGAAGAGTTCAAACACCAACTCTTGCACTAATTAGTCAAAGAGAAGATCAAATTAGAAAATTTACGCCAAAAAAATATTACGGTATAAAAATTTTAGTAGACAAAATTAATGAAAATTTTATCTATAAATCTGATAATCAAAGAATTTTCGATGAAAAAAAAATTGATGATATTATAAATACTATAAAGTATAAAGATGCAAAAGTAACAAGCATTATAAAAAAAGATAAAAAAGAATACTCAAATAAACTATATGATTTAACTTCGCTTCAAAGAGATGCATTTAATAAATATGGATATTCTCCTAAAATGACACTATCTTTAATGCAAAGGCTTTATGAATTTCATAAAATATTGTCGTATCCACGTACTGATTCAAATTACCTTACTGATGATATGGTTGCTACACTTAAAGATAGACTTAAAACCATTCAAATAAATCCGTATAGAAAATTTGCATTTAATATTATGAGAGGAACGATAAAAAAATCAAAGCATTTTGTTGATGAAAGTAAAGTAAGTGATCATCATGCCATTATACCAACAGAAGAAAGTATATTAATTAGTTCCCTAAGCTTTGATGAAAGAAGAATTTATGAATTAGTTGTTCAAAGATTTTTAGAAGTACTTATGCCACCATACGAATACGAAGAAACTGTAGTAACTTTATCTGTGGAAGGGTATCAGTTTTTGGCGTCTTATAATAATATTAAAAGGATTGGATTTAAAGTGATTGGTCAAAGTGGTGAAAAACAAGAAAAATCTTTTCATATAGTAAAAAATCAATCAATTAGAGTCATGAATGTAAGCAAAACAATTGGAGAAACAAAGCCACTTCCATATTTTAATGAAGCTACTCTTTTAGGTGCTATGGAGAATCCTTCAAAATTCATTAAAGAAGGGGAAACAGAACTGAAAAAAATACTGACTGAAACGGGTGGACTTGGCACTGTTGCTACAAGAGCAGAAATAATTGAAAAGCTTTTTCAAGTAAAATATATGGAGAAAAAAGCTACTAGTATTAGACTTACAAAAAAAGGTAAACAAATTCTTGAATTAGTTCCTAAAGAACTAAAAAGTCCACTACTAAGCGCAAAATGGGAAAGAAATTTAAAACTAATTGAAAATGGGAAATTAGATAAAAAAGAATTTATTGATGATATGAAAGAATATACTTTTTCAGTTGTAAATCAAATTAAAAGTGAAAAGAAAATTTACAAACATGATAATTTAACAGGAAAAAAATGTCCTAATTGTGGTAAAGATATGATGATGATTGATAATAAAAAGGGGAAAATGCTAGTTTGTGTTGATAGAGAATGTGGATATCGTGAAAGGATATCTATGTTAACAAATGCTCGGTGTCCAAATTGTCATAAAAAACTATCGTTAAGAGGTGAAAAAGGTAGTCAGATTTTTACATGTTCATGCGGCTATAAAGAAAGTATGACGTCATTTGAAAAACGAAAAAATGAAAGAAAGAAACAAGGTGGTAAGAATGATTACGCAAACTATGTAAAAAAGCAAAAACAAATTGAAGCTAAAGAAAAATTAGAAGATAATCCATTTGCTAAAGCATTAAAAGGATTAAAATTTTAG
- a CDS encoding methylated-DNA--[protein]-cysteine S-methyltransferase has translation MNNCYIAYYNSPIGIVKIVTNKEAITSVGFVDVGNPSDLSENEMPEILLKAVTQLDEYFNGERKLFDLNYELKGTSFQLKVWNALMNIEFGKTCSYKDIAIEIGNSKAMRAVGGANNKNPIGIMIPCHRVIGANKKLIGYAGGLDKKQWLLNHEKRYI, from the coding sequence ATGAATAATTGTTATATAGCTTATTATAATTCACCAATAGGAATAGTTAAAATCGTTACTAATAAAGAAGCTATTACATCAGTAGGTTTTGTAGATGTAGGAAATCCTAGTGATCTGTCTGAAAATGAGATGCCGGAAATACTTTTAAAAGCAGTAACTCAATTAGATGAGTATTTTAATGGTGAGAGAAAATTATTTGATTTAAATTATGAACTAAAAGGAACTTCTTTTCAATTAAAAGTTTGGAATGCTTTAATGAATATAGAGTTTGGAAAAACATGTTCATATAAAGACATTGCAATAGAAATAGGAAATAGTAAAGCAATGAGGGCAGTTGGTGGAGCAAATAATAAAAATCCAATTGGCATTATGATTCCATGCCATAGAGTGATAGGAGCAAATAAAAAACTTATTGGATATGCTGGTGGTCTAGATAAAAAACAGTGGCTTTTAAATCACGAAAAAAGGTATATTTAA
- a CDS encoding MJ1477/TM1410 family putative glycoside hydrolase has translation MKKILLIIIFQIVVITFTFSENLTSNVSVFIDGNKVIFNENLASPFVDKNNRTLVPLRTVFEKYGAKVNWNFLKQEATIDYNNHFLEIPIGENYIYEDNIKYKNFAKAIIKNNRTYIPVRKIIELIGGKVNYDSNTKTVIINHNYKVRDEVLIKNKLLYQLQNLNIDDVINSGYKIIIMDYSEDGSENDAYSKDEIQRLKNSKITPLAYISIGEAEKYRYYWNDTFKKENFIGIENRDWQGNYKVRYWDSEWKNIVFTYLDKLIDSGFDGAYLDIVDAYEYWSDDENKEKNLFSDPKSEKQSAKLMIQFIKEINQYCKSKNPNFLVIPQNGSNIIDYDDGTYISNIDGIGIEDLWFMETERREDNDVYKRLQNLQTIKNAGKFVLVTDYIYDDFDTKENNTKRASIFINEANQNGFKYYISNRNRNLDEILKIK, from the coding sequence ATGAAAAAAATTTTATTAATTATAATATTTCAAATAGTAGTAATTACATTTACGTTTTCTGAAAATCTAACATCTAACGTAAGTGTATTTATAGATGGAAATAAAGTGATTTTTAATGAGAATCTTGCTAGTCCATTTGTTGATAAAAATAATAGAACTTTAGTTCCATTAAGAACTGTTTTTGAAAAATACGGAGCGAAGGTTAATTGGAACTTCTTAAAGCAAGAAGCTACTATAGATTACAATAATCATTTTTTAGAAATTCCTATTGGTGAAAATTATATATATGAAGACAATATAAAGTACAAAAATTTTGCGAAAGCTATAATTAAAAATAACAGAACTTATATACCAGTAAGAAAAATAATTGAGCTTATTGGCGGTAAAGTAAATTATGATTCAAATACTAAAACTGTTATTATTAATCATAATTATAAAGTTAGAGATGAGGTATTAATAAAAAACAAACTGCTATATCAACTTCAAAATTTAAATATTGATGACGTAATTAATTCTGGATATAAAATAATAATTATGGATTATTCTGAAGATGGTAGTGAAAACGATGCATATAGTAAAGACGAGATTCAAAGACTCAAAAATAGTAAAATAACTCCATTAGCTTACATTAGTATTGGAGAAGCAGAAAAATATCGTTATTATTGGAATGATACTTTTAAAAAAGAGAATTTTATTGGTATAGAAAATAGAGACTGGCAAGGTAATTATAAAGTTAGATATTGGGACAGTGAGTGGAAAAATATAGTATTTACTTACCTAGACAAATTAATTGACAGTGGCTTTGATGGTGCTTATCTTGATATTGTTGATGCTTATGAGTATTGGTCAGATGATGAAAATAAGGAAAAAAATCTTTTTAGTGACCCTAAAAGTGAAAAACAAAGTGCAAAGCTAATGATTCAATTCATTAAGGAAATTAATCAGTATTGTAAAAGCAAAAATCCAAATTTTCTTGTTATTCCTCAAAACGGATCAAATATAATTGACTATGATGATGGAACATATATTAGTAATATAGATGGAATTGGAATAGAAGACCTTTGGTTTATGGAAACTGAAAGACGGGAAGATAATGATGTATATAAAAGATTACAAAATCTACAGACCATTAAAAATGCAGGGAAATTTGTATTAGTAACTGATTACATTTATGATGATTTTGATACAAAAGAGAATAATACAAAAAGAGCTAGTATATTTATTAATGAGGCAAATCAAAATGGATTTAAATATTATATTTCAAATAGAAATAGGAATTTAGATGAAATACTTAAAATTAAATAA
- a CDS encoding glutathione peroxidase — MSIYNYSFINTDDEKESLLDYKGKVLLVVNTASKCGFTPQYESLQKLYQKHNTKGFEIIGFPCNQFLDQEPGAKEDIVSFCKINYGVTFPLSQKIEVNGENADPLFKYLVKSKPFEGFIEGSKLKEFLSSNAPTYLDSEIKWNFTKFLVDTNGKVIKRYESEILPESIEADILEYLK; from the coding sequence ATGAGTATATATAATTATAGTTTTATAAACACAGATGATGAAAAAGAGAGCCTATTAGATTACAAAGGAAAAGTACTACTAGTCGTTAACACAGCAAGCAAATGTGGTTTTACACCACAATATGAATCTTTACAGAAACTTTATCAGAAGCATAATACTAAAGGCTTTGAAATTATAGGATTCCCTTGTAATCAATTTTTAGATCAAGAGCCTGGCGCCAAAGAAGATATTGTTTCATTTTGTAAAATTAATTACGGCGTAACTTTCCCACTATCTCAAAAAATTGAAGTCAATGGTGAAAATGCAGATCCACTTTTCAAATATTTAGTTAAATCTAAACCTTTTGAAGGATTTATTGAAGGAAGCAAACTTAAAGAATTTTTATCAAGTAATGCTCCGACTTATCTAGATAGTGAAATTAAATGGAATTTCACTAAGTTCTTAGTTGATACAAATGGTAAAGTAATCAAAAGATATGAATCAGAAATTTTACCTGAATCAATTGAAGCAGATATATTAGAATATTTAAAATAG